The following are encoded together in the Pelagicoccus enzymogenes genome:
- a CDS encoding xanthine dehydrogenase family protein molybdopterin-binding subunit, with translation MNRRYFLKVAGTLGGGLLVSGFLAGKEKKPAFAETAADSPWFFIELKPDGGLHLRLGKQEMGQGAPSGVAMLFAEELGMDWESVTVDQMELSAATSAFYQTPQGSVTGGSWTVSSLWEPMRLAGASVREMLIQVAAERLQVEPKSLEAENGAVVSVAMGVRIPFHELAAAAAQREVPAEPRLRDPASFKIIGKPKPNARSFELSTGRVPYSINKRLPGMRHAAIARCPVWGGRLLGFNADAALERPGVEAVFRIEAPEGITNPYQYYKPGVAVVADSTWNAFKACELLEITWEEGNNSNVNMDTLRQRIARKEFLKTELPSDWGDPETVLQAAAVTHEAVYETHFQPHAPMEPLNATATADGDSIVIWTSSQDIKRCCDSVAAALGIPVDKIVMHSCPCGGSFGRRSAVDYVVEAALIAHRLQGPVKLTWSREDDIAHDLFHPYERSVWKAGLDRKGDLSALAASYAITGSPDYWWLLHGGFMPYGLKDWKVEGNLLDHPVPTGAWRSVVEHIGAFPEESFIDEMAHLAGRDPLAFRLEQARKAVEQHGQDDYWGSILARVVRLFEKVEVTLDWRSPLPPNQGRGIALSKFGSTVVAQVAEVEVWEGDFRVNKVEVFVGAGLIVNPQLAENQIEGAVVWALSALKHGRFTLENGRILESNFDQFELLRMNEAPEIRVHFLQDDGPMGGIGEPGVPALAPAVLNAIFAATGRRLRNLPIESSALL, from the coding sequence ATGAATCGTCGCTATTTCCTGAAAGTTGCCGGTACCCTCGGGGGCGGCTTGTTGGTGAGCGGATTTCTTGCGGGCAAGGAAAAGAAGCCCGCGTTCGCTGAAACCGCGGCGGACAGTCCGTGGTTCTTCATTGAACTGAAGCCGGACGGCGGGCTTCACCTCCGATTGGGAAAGCAGGAGATGGGACAGGGGGCTCCATCGGGAGTGGCTATGCTCTTTGCTGAGGAGTTGGGCATGGATTGGGAGTCGGTAACCGTTGATCAGATGGAGTTGAGTGCGGCGACGAGCGCGTTTTACCAAACGCCTCAAGGTTCGGTAACGGGCGGGAGTTGGACCGTTTCGAGCCTCTGGGAGCCCATGCGTTTGGCTGGCGCGAGTGTGAGGGAAATGCTGATACAGGTGGCTGCGGAGCGTTTGCAGGTCGAGCCGAAATCCTTGGAGGCGGAAAACGGCGCGGTGGTGAGCGTTGCCATGGGCGTTCGTATTCCGTTTCACGAATTGGCAGCGGCAGCGGCGCAGCGGGAAGTTCCCGCTGAACCGCGGCTGAGGGATCCGGCGTCTTTCAAGATTATCGGAAAGCCGAAACCGAACGCTCGGAGCTTTGAGCTGTCGACCGGAAGGGTGCCGTACTCGATCAACAAACGCTTGCCCGGCATGCGCCACGCGGCGATTGCTCGCTGTCCGGTATGGGGTGGTCGCTTGCTTGGTTTCAATGCGGACGCGGCCTTGGAACGCCCGGGGGTTGAGGCCGTTTTTAGAATTGAGGCCCCCGAGGGGATTACGAATCCGTATCAGTATTACAAACCGGGGGTAGCGGTGGTCGCGGACTCCACCTGGAACGCGTTCAAAGCCTGCGAGCTCTTGGAGATTACTTGGGAGGAAGGGAATAATAGTAATGTAAATATGGATACATTGAGGCAACGCATCGCCCGAAAGGAGTTTCTCAAAACGGAGTTGCCCTCGGATTGGGGAGATCCTGAGACGGTGTTGCAAGCTGCGGCAGTTACGCACGAGGCGGTTTACGAAACGCATTTTCAGCCTCATGCTCCGATGGAACCTCTCAATGCGACGGCGACGGCGGATGGGGACTCGATAGTGATATGGACCTCCTCACAGGACATCAAACGATGTTGCGATTCGGTTGCTGCAGCCTTGGGTATACCAGTCGACAAGATCGTGATGCACAGTTGCCCGTGCGGCGGTTCGTTTGGTCGTCGGTCTGCGGTAGACTATGTAGTGGAGGCGGCCTTGATCGCTCATCGATTGCAGGGACCGGTGAAGCTTACTTGGAGTCGCGAGGACGATATCGCCCATGATCTCTTCCATCCCTACGAACGCAGCGTCTGGAAAGCGGGGCTTGACCGGAAGGGCGATTTGAGCGCCCTTGCGGCGAGCTATGCGATCACGGGCTCGCCCGATTATTGGTGGCTGCTTCATGGCGGGTTCATGCCCTATGGCTTGAAGGATTGGAAGGTAGAGGGCAACCTGCTTGACCATCCGGTGCCGACGGGCGCGTGGAGGAGCGTTGTGGAGCATATCGGTGCTTTTCCCGAAGAGTCTTTCATCGACGAGATGGCTCATCTGGCGGGACGCGATCCCTTGGCGTTTCGTCTCGAGCAAGCTCGGAAGGCGGTGGAGCAACATGGACAGGACGACTATTGGGGCAGCATTCTGGCTCGGGTGGTACGGCTTTTCGAAAAGGTGGAGGTGACCCTGGATTGGCGATCGCCCTTGCCGCCTAATCAGGGCCGTGGGATTGCTCTCTCCAAGTTTGGTTCGACGGTGGTCGCCCAGGTTGCAGAGGTCGAAGTTTGGGAGGGAGACTTCAGAGTGAACAAGGTCGAGGTCTTTGTGGGCGCCGGTTTGATCGTGAATCCTCAACTCGCGGAGAACCAGATCGAGGGGGCGGTGGTTTGGGCCCTGAGCGCTTTGAAGCACGGAAGGTTTACCCTCGAGAACGGCCGCATTTTGGAAAGCAATTTCGACCAGTTCGAATTGCTCCGAATGAATGAAGCACCCGAGATCCGTGTTCACTTTCTTCAAGACGACGGTCCGATGGGCGGGATCGGGGAGCCAGGGGTACCAGCCCTCGCTCCCGCGGTATTGAACGCTATCTTTGCGGCGACGGGCAGACGCCTGCGAAACCTGCCGATCGAAAGCAGCGCTTTGCTTTGA
- a CDS encoding (2Fe-2S)-binding protein, producing the protein MEIISLHINGSRRELEADPEMPLLWVLRDLLGMTGTKYGCGVGRCGCCTVHLNGVAVRSCQTPVVAAGGMPVTTIEGLSEQGDHPVQQAWREENTAQCGYCQAGQMMTAAALLMQIEIPDDAAIDGAMSGNLCRCGTYKRIRKAIKRAAAETGKEHAL; encoded by the coding sequence ATGGAAATAATCTCTTTGCACATAAATGGTTCGAGACGCGAGCTTGAGGCCGATCCGGAGATGCCGCTCCTCTGGGTACTCAGGGATCTGCTCGGGATGACTGGCACCAAGTACGGATGCGGGGTCGGTCGCTGCGGTTGTTGCACGGTTCACCTGAACGGAGTGGCAGTGCGGTCTTGTCAGACTCCCGTTGTCGCGGCTGGAGGTATGCCAGTCACGACGATTGAAGGTCTTTCGGAACAAGGCGACCATCCGGTCCAGCAGGCGTGGCGGGAGGAGAACACTGCCCAATGCGGCTATTGCCAAGCCGGTCAGATGATGACGGCGGCGGCTTTGTTGATGCAAATCGAGATTCCGGACGATGCCGCTATCGATGGGGCGATGTCGGGTAACCTCTGCCGTTGCGGAACTTACAAACGGATTCGGAAAGCGATCAAGCGTGCGGCGGCGGAGACCGGAAAGGAGCATGCCTTATGA
- a CDS encoding sensor histidine kinase encodes MPLLSKNCLLPLIAIIVAGCKLATATASYSIERVAIFDVSEESSQTGLSPFKELEVSNPNLIWESLGKNVPQRFEIQATLRHHKQDLVSHTLSLHFPSTYEVYFDETLIGKNGQLSSTGQEEAVGRSIKTFNLPVKASIEDTHSLRIRGSHTHAPNTGHALILGVTPLEDNLHFARSTAIAYSFYIVFALFGIYLLAYFFINRTQHQYLLLGCTCVLFGIFAVNKLIYYQINVPYTYLDYIGYVANTCTFLLSIIAPATLLYTLGYRQKLIYSLAALPYILSKSIEPLGPIPATAYVCLALSVISIALQKRYAIFATSISTILLLTYELPFLAQNQALGFGALMLIFLVSIINLLVKEYKERHQAQLQNTRLQLELLKSKIQPHFVLNSLTSAIEWIETNPKQGVKLIQELAKEFDLLSSISEQKLIPLATEIESCKTYLRIMEYRKKAKYQLELINVDLSAELPPSLIRNLLENAISHNGFGEASVTFELSQHQKDGQRILRFAAPTARETSEPKTNEDGTGIRYIKARLAESYKTWSFHHGPENGKWVSAIITPSKQGTAAAIDLNLTSSKP; translated from the coding sequence ATGCCCCTTCTTTCAAAAAATTGCCTGTTACCCTTGATCGCGATCATAGTCGCAGGTTGCAAACTAGCGACTGCCACTGCATCTTACTCGATTGAGAGAGTAGCAATTTTCGACGTATCCGAAGAATCCTCACAAACAGGGCTCTCACCGTTCAAAGAACTCGAAGTCTCGAACCCAAACCTAATTTGGGAATCACTCGGCAAAAACGTTCCGCAGCGCTTCGAAATCCAAGCAACCCTCAGACACCACAAGCAAGACCTCGTATCCCACACCCTTTCTCTCCACTTCCCCAGCACCTACGAGGTCTATTTCGACGAAACTCTCATCGGCAAAAACGGACAGCTGTCTTCGACTGGACAGGAAGAGGCCGTGGGACGAAGCATAAAGACCTTCAACCTTCCCGTAAAAGCTTCGATCGAGGATACCCATTCCCTCCGTATTCGCGGCAGCCATACGCATGCTCCAAACACCGGTCACGCCCTAATCCTCGGCGTCACGCCACTCGAAGACAATCTCCACTTCGCCCGCTCGACAGCGATCGCCTATTCCTTCTATATCGTCTTCGCCCTATTCGGGATCTACTTGCTGGCCTACTTCTTCATAAACCGGACGCAGCACCAATACCTTCTCCTCGGCTGCACCTGCGTCCTCTTCGGTATCTTTGCAGTCAACAAGCTGATCTACTATCAGATCAACGTTCCCTATACCTACCTCGACTACATCGGCTACGTCGCAAATACCTGCACGTTCCTGCTCAGCATCATCGCGCCCGCCACTCTGCTCTACACCCTCGGATACCGACAAAAGCTGATCTATTCGCTAGCAGCCCTGCCCTACATCCTATCCAAATCGATTGAGCCACTTGGCCCCATACCAGCCACAGCTTACGTCTGCCTCGCCCTCTCCGTCATATCCATCGCTCTCCAAAAACGGTACGCAATCTTCGCAACCTCGATTTCCACCATCCTGCTGCTTACCTACGAACTCCCCTTTCTCGCCCAAAATCAAGCATTGGGCTTTGGAGCGCTCATGCTCATTTTTCTCGTATCCATAATCAACCTACTCGTCAAAGAATACAAGGAACGCCACCAAGCTCAGCTGCAGAACACACGCCTCCAGCTCGAGCTTCTCAAGAGTAAAATCCAACCGCACTTCGTGCTCAACTCTCTCACCTCCGCCATCGAATGGATAGAGACCAATCCCAAACAAGGAGTGAAACTCATCCAGGAGCTCGCCAAGGAATTCGATCTGCTCTCCTCCATCTCCGAGCAGAAACTGATCCCCCTCGCCACCGAAATCGAATCCTGCAAAACCTACCTGCGCATCATGGAGTACCGCAAGAAAGCGAAGTACCAGCTTGAGCTCATAAACGTCGACCTCTCAGCGGAACTCCCTCCTTCACTGATCCGCAACCTGCTCGAGAACGCCATCAGCCACAACGGATTCGGCGAAGCAAGCGTCACCTTCGAGCTGTCCCAACACCAAAAAGACGGCCAACGGATCCTTCGCTTCGCGGCGCCTACCGCTAGAGAAACGAGCGAACCCAAAACAAACGAGGACGGCACGGGCATTCGCTACATCAAGGCCCGCCTCGCCGAATCCTACAAGACGTGGAGTTTTCATCACGGCCCTGAAAACGGAAAGTGGGTTAGCGCCATAATCACCCCATCAAAGCAAGGAACGGCGGCCGCAATAGACCTAAACCTTACAAGCTCCAAACCCTAG
- a CDS encoding LytR/AlgR family response regulator transcription factor, whose product MNILIVEDEASIMDRLKRLTRNILGERLQNLATAQSLAEAEATLNNSACDVLMLDLNLNGRDGFELLRKLASRSFHTIVISAYTSRAIEAYEHGVIDFVPKPFDEERLAQSFRRILGHDTQRTHFAKFLAVRCHGRIELVCLDEIEHIQADGPCSHIIKTDGSRRAHDKMLKDLELLLPPSFERVHKSYIANMAAVSGLAMGPDHKNFLQFSSRRSIPLSRSKTKELKAKLGY is encoded by the coding sequence TTGAATATCCTTATCGTAGAAGACGAAGCGAGCATCATGGATCGCCTCAAGCGACTCACTCGGAACATCCTGGGCGAACGTCTCCAAAATCTTGCTACGGCACAATCCTTGGCCGAAGCTGAGGCGACTCTGAATAATTCCGCGTGCGACGTCCTCATGCTGGACCTCAACCTGAACGGAAGAGACGGATTCGAACTCCTCAGAAAGCTCGCTAGCCGCTCCTTTCACACCATCGTCATTTCCGCTTACACCTCGCGGGCCATCGAAGCTTACGAACACGGGGTCATCGATTTCGTGCCCAAACCTTTCGACGAGGAACGCCTCGCCCAGTCCTTTCGACGCATTCTCGGGCACGATACGCAACGTACCCACTTCGCCAAATTCCTCGCCGTCCGTTGCCACGGACGAATCGAGCTCGTCTGCCTCGATGAGATCGAACACATCCAAGCCGACGGCCCTTGTTCCCACATCATCAAAACCGACGGCTCAAGGCGGGCCCACGACAAGATGCTCAAGGATCTCGAACTTCTTCTCCCTCCCAGCTTTGAGCGCGTCCACAAATCCTACATCGCGAACATGGCCGCCGTAAGCGGCCTCGCAATGGGTCCCGACCACAAGAACTTCCTCCAATTTTCCAGCCGACGCAGCATCCCCCTCAGTCGCAGCAAGACCAAGGAACTCAAAGCAAAGCTCGGCTACTGA
- a CDS encoding ATP-binding protein, with protein MSEEPQEIQALRQALAFSPDNIPLIGHLANALLKYGHFASAERELKSGLSQDPGNRDLQIALAKAYSQQDKHSEALVVLESLEKKNQLEAEGHLLFAKLLSNTTELVLAAEHYKKAIALDPKCEDEEVADELAPFLIESSDPHDHPNKLPAGDHPGEFETDVQKPKITFADVGGMESVKEQIRMKIIHPLKNAELFKAYGKKIGGGVLLYGPPGCGKTHIARATAGEVKANFISIGLHEILSMWIGQSENNLHDLFEQARRNAPSVLFIDEVDAVAANRSDMRQSAGRQLINQFLSELDGVDYSNEGVLVLAATNAPWHLDPAFRRPGRFDQIVFVPPPDLEARTSILQLMLAEKPSEDIDFAKLAKKTDGLTGADLKSIVDVAVEDTLDEAMKTGNIVPLRTKALLKAASKTKASSKDWFSSAKNHALYANQSGLYDEILDYLKIKR; from the coding sequence ATGAGTGAAGAACCGCAGGAAATCCAAGCCCTCCGACAAGCCCTCGCCTTCAGCCCAGACAACATTCCGCTGATCGGACACCTCGCCAACGCCCTCCTCAAGTACGGGCACTTCGCCTCCGCAGAGCGCGAACTCAAGTCAGGCCTTTCGCAGGACCCCGGCAATCGCGACTTGCAAATCGCCCTCGCCAAAGCCTACAGCCAGCAGGACAAGCACTCCGAAGCACTCGTCGTGCTCGAAAGCCTCGAGAAGAAAAACCAGCTCGAAGCCGAGGGCCACCTTCTCTTCGCCAAGCTGCTCAGCAACACCACCGAGCTGGTCCTCGCCGCTGAGCACTACAAGAAGGCCATCGCCCTCGACCCCAAGTGCGAGGACGAGGAAGTAGCCGACGAGCTCGCACCCTTCCTCATCGAAAGCTCCGACCCACACGACCATCCCAACAAACTCCCCGCCGGCGACCACCCGGGCGAATTCGAGACCGACGTGCAAAAGCCCAAGATCACCTTCGCCGACGTCGGCGGCATGGAATCGGTAAAGGAGCAGATCCGCATGAAGATCATCCACCCGCTCAAAAATGCGGAACTCTTCAAAGCCTACGGGAAAAAGATCGGCGGCGGCGTTCTCCTCTACGGCCCACCCGGCTGCGGCAAAACCCATATCGCCCGCGCCACCGCCGGCGAGGTTAAAGCCAACTTCATCAGCATCGGCCTGCACGAAATCCTCAGCATGTGGATCGGGCAAAGCGAAAACAACCTGCACGACCTCTTCGAGCAAGCCCGCCGCAACGCCCCCTCCGTGCTCTTCATCGACGAGGTCGACGCCGTAGCCGCCAACCGCTCCGACATGCGCCAAAGCGCCGGTCGCCAGCTCATCAACCAATTCCTCTCGGAGCTCGACGGAGTCGACTACTCCAACGAAGGCGTGCTCGTCCTCGCCGCCACCAACGCCCCTTGGCACCTTGATCCGGCTTTCCGCCGCCCCGGACGCTTCGACCAGATCGTATTCGTCCCGCCACCCGACCTCGAAGCCCGCACTTCAATCCTGCAGCTCATGCTGGCCGAGAAACCATCCGAGGACATCGACTTCGCCAAGCTGGCAAAGAAAACCGATGGCCTCACTGGAGCCGACCTCAAGTCCATCGTCGACGTCGCCGTGGAGGATACCCTCGACGAAGCGATGAAGACGGGCAACATCGTCCCCCTCCGCACCAAAGCCCTGCTCAAGGCCGCTTCCAAGACCAAGGCAAGCTCCAAGGACTGGTTTTCCTCCGCCAAAAACCACGCCCTCTACGCCAACCAGTCCGGCCTCTACGACGAAATTCTCGACTACCTCAAGATCAAGCGATGA
- a CDS encoding tetratricopeptide repeat protein, protein MSSPNLERAQLLLEQNRGSDAEEYARLAIQDDPNAALAYLYLSSALMQQNKDRDALAPAQEALSLDPDNPYTHAHIARVHYHLENWKKAEAAANQALRMYPEDSDMFGLLAYLAARKADWEKSLELAETGLSFDSDHVLCTNARANALTKLKRSDDAQDSLDYALKRDPENPYTHYQKGHVLLEGGKYDEAAKHFCEALRLAPNFEDAKEGLVEALKAKHFVYSLFLKYIFFMSRLKPGVQMGIIFGGYFAQRILSESLASAGQYGVASAVRIVYGVFAFFTWTASSLFNLLLFVHPMGRYALSERQRKVAAGVGACVAMILASLALHFSTNIEGLLYGALAFATCSLPVAAAEYATNPGKLKLLGLVIVAQCLCALGAFALYLSGDPATADGPATIAIITGVAFTWLSAFFRN, encoded by the coding sequence ATGAGCAGCCCAAACCTCGAACGCGCTCAGCTCCTGCTTGAGCAAAACCGCGGCTCCGACGCCGAAGAGTACGCCCGCTTGGCGATCCAAGACGATCCCAACGCAGCCCTCGCCTACCTTTACCTGTCCTCCGCCTTGATGCAGCAGAACAAGGACCGCGACGCTCTCGCTCCCGCGCAGGAGGCCCTCAGCCTCGATCCCGACAACCCCTACACGCATGCCCACATCGCTCGCGTGCACTACCATCTAGAGAATTGGAAGAAGGCGGAGGCCGCAGCCAACCAAGCGCTGCGGATGTATCCAGAAGATTCCGACATGTTCGGACTGCTCGCGTATTTGGCCGCCCGCAAGGCCGATTGGGAAAAGTCGCTCGAGCTCGCCGAAACGGGCCTCAGCTTCGACTCCGACCACGTGCTCTGCACCAACGCCCGAGCCAACGCACTCACCAAGCTCAAACGAAGCGACGACGCCCAAGACTCCCTCGACTACGCGCTCAAGCGCGATCCAGAAAATCCATACACCCACTACCAAAAAGGACACGTCCTGCTCGAAGGGGGCAAATACGACGAAGCCGCCAAACACTTTTGCGAAGCCCTCCGCCTCGCCCCGAATTTCGAGGACGCCAAAGAAGGCCTCGTCGAAGCCCTCAAAGCCAAGCACTTCGTCTACTCCCTGTTCCTGAAGTACATCTTCTTCATGAGCCGCCTCAAACCCGGGGTGCAAATGGGAATCATCTTTGGCGGCTATTTCGCGCAACGCATCCTCTCCGAAAGCCTCGCCTCCGCTGGACAGTATGGAGTAGCTTCCGCCGTGCGTATCGTCTACGGCGTGTTCGCTTTCTTCACTTGGACCGCGAGCAGCCTCTTCAACCTGCTGCTTTTCGTCCATCCCATGGGACGCTACGCCCTCTCCGAGCGCCAACGCAAAGTCGCCGCTGGCGTGGGAGCCTGCGTCGCCATGATCCTAGCCAGCCTCGCCCTCCACTTCAGCACTAACATCGAGGGATTGCTTTACGGAGCTCTCGCCTTTGCCACCTGCTCACTTCCCGTCGCCGCCGCAGAATACGCGACCAATCCGGGGAAGCTAAAACTGCTGGGCCTCGTCATCGTCGCCCAGTGTCTCTGCGCCCTCGGCGCTTTCGCTCTTTACCTCTCCGGCGATCCCGCCACTGCCGACGGTCCCGCCACCATCGCAATCATCACCGGCGTCGCCTTCACCTGGCTCAGCGCCTTCTTCCGCAACTAG
- a CDS encoding D-2-hydroxyacid dehydrogenase, giving the protein MPYKIYIDFPLTPELKSRIVNGTRGHQLVIPAKPATVLGLGDIEPEFYDCDIIFGQPQTDAVAKASSLKWIQVSSSGITRYDTPDFREAMTQRGIPICNSAHVFNEACADHALAFMLAQSRQLPQALASQAPNGTEAWQAIRSGGVPLRGQRALILGFGAIGRRLAELLAPFEMQLTVYRRTPRGDEGMPVVSESELPAALAESDHIVNILPDSEATKHFFNAERFAQLKPSSVFYNIGRGTTVDQDALVEALKNQQLREAWLDVTDPEPLPLDHPLRQQSNCFITPHTAGGFAGEAEACIDHFLKNLARFEKGETLENRVI; this is encoded by the coding sequence ATGCCTTACAAGATATACATCGACTTCCCCCTTACTCCTGAACTCAAGTCCCGCATCGTAAATGGGACACGCGGGCACCAACTCGTAATCCCCGCCAAGCCTGCAACCGTGCTCGGTCTCGGCGATATCGAGCCGGAATTCTACGACTGCGACATCATATTCGGCCAACCCCAAACCGATGCAGTTGCAAAAGCGTCATCCTTAAAATGGATACAAGTCAGCTCTTCCGGTATCACCCGCTACGACACTCCAGACTTTCGGGAGGCGATGACACAACGCGGAATCCCCATATGCAACAGCGCCCACGTATTCAACGAGGCCTGCGCTGACCACGCCCTCGCCTTCATGCTCGCCCAATCTCGCCAGCTTCCCCAAGCCCTCGCATCCCAAGCGCCCAACGGCACCGAAGCCTGGCAGGCGATCCGTTCAGGCGGCGTCCCCTTGCGGGGCCAAAGAGCGCTCATCCTCGGATTCGGGGCAATCGGCCGTCGTTTGGCAGAGCTGCTTGCCCCTTTCGAAATGCAGCTTACCGTATACCGACGCACGCCACGTGGCGACGAAGGCATGCCTGTCGTATCCGAATCCGAACTACCAGCCGCTCTCGCCGAGTCCGACCACATCGTCAACATCCTGCCCGACAGCGAGGCGACCAAGCATTTCTTCAACGCAGAACGATTCGCCCAACTCAAGCCCAGCAGCGTCTTCTACAATATCGGCCGCGGCACCACCGTCGACCAAGACGCTCTCGTCGAAGCCCTGAAGAACCAGCAATTGCGCGAGGCTTGGCTCGATGTCACAGATCCCGAGCCCCTGCCGTTGGATCACCCCCTACGCCAGCAATCGAATTGCTTCATCACTCCGCACACTGCTGGAGGATTCGCCGGAGAAGCCGAAGCCTGCATCGATCACTTCCTCAAAAACCTCGCCCGCTTCGAAAAAGGCGAAACATTGGAGAACCGCGTCATTTAG
- a CDS encoding 5'-nucleotidase, lipoprotein e(P4) family — MNRAGAAVLLLLGVCSRVPVAASLDGGISELQAEEWASMPNDLHWMRNAAEYQAMTRQLYASATKVLEERVASGEFEGKQWGVALDADETVLDNSLEAKERRGADFDMDLWHDWCRREEAPAVPGSVAFTRRVKELGGKVAIVSNRSVVVQESTEANLIKLGVPFDVVLLMEDDDEKEPRWERVESGNAKAGLEAFEIVMFFGDNITDFPGLTQDLAKEGESSAFSDFGYKYFVFPNPVYGSWATNAKF; from the coding sequence ATGAACAGGGCAGGAGCTGCGGTCCTTTTGCTTTTGGGAGTTTGTTCGCGGGTTCCTGTCGCTGCTTCGCTGGACGGTGGCATCAGCGAGTTGCAAGCGGAAGAGTGGGCGTCAATGCCGAACGATTTGCATTGGATGCGCAACGCGGCGGAGTATCAGGCCATGACTCGCCAGCTTTATGCGTCAGCGACGAAGGTGCTGGAGGAACGGGTCGCTTCGGGAGAGTTCGAAGGAAAGCAATGGGGCGTAGCCCTGGACGCGGACGAGACGGTGCTCGATAATTCCCTGGAGGCGAAGGAGCGGCGGGGAGCTGATTTCGACATGGACCTATGGCACGACTGGTGCCGGCGGGAAGAGGCTCCTGCGGTGCCGGGATCGGTGGCGTTTACTCGTCGGGTCAAGGAACTGGGGGGCAAGGTAGCGATCGTTTCGAACCGTAGCGTCGTCGTTCAGGAATCTACGGAAGCGAACCTTATAAAACTGGGAGTCCCTTTTGACGTGGTCCTATTGATGGAAGACGACGACGAAAAGGAACCGCGTTGGGAGCGGGTCGAATCCGGCAACGCGAAGGCTGGTTTGGAGGCTTTCGAGATCGTGATGTTTTTTGGAGATAACATCACTGACTTTCCGGGGCTAACGCAGGATCTGGCGAAGGAAGGCGAGTCGTCTGCATTCTCGGATTTTGGATACAAGTATTTCGTTTTCCCAAATCCGGTTTACGGGTCGTGGGCGACGAACGCCAAGTTTTGA